The genomic interval CGCCTCGACCGGGCCCGGGACGGTGTGCAGGACGTGCGGCTCAGCGAGGACATCGCGAAGCTGTGCGCCGATGTCGCCACCCGGCTGCGGGCGGTGGGCCATCGCGGCGAGGTCGTCACCGCGTGGGCCGCCCGCGCGCTGGCCGCCTTCGAGGAGGCGGACGCCGTGACCACCGACCATGTGCGCCGGGTGGTCCCGCTCTCCCTGCGGCACCGGAGGCCGGAGGCGGCGCACGGCGGTCCGGTCGAGTGGACGGCGGAGGAGTCGGAACTGCTCGACGGGCTGCTGGGATGAGCGCGCCCGCCGACGCCCGCCCGGTCGGACCCCGGCAGCGCCTGTTACAGGTCCTGGCCTGCTCCGCGCTGGGCCCGGGCCTCGACGGGGTGCTCCTGTTCGACCTGGAGCCGGAGATGGTGGCCCCGGTGACGGACGCGTTCGCCGGCCTGCTCCAGCTCCGCGAGCAGCGTCCCGTACGGCGGACGACGCTCGGCTCGGTCACCGGCGACGACGAGTTGTGGCTGCGCCCGACGCTGCGCCACGACGGCAACGGCGTCAACTTCTCTTTGGCACCGGGCCCGTTGGTGGACAACACCCCCGACTCGGCGATGGTCGTCGTGGTGCCCGACCTGGTCCGCCTCAGCCTCCCGGGCATGCGAGCGGCCGTACAACTCCTGGGCGCCGACGTGGCAGCGGTCGAGCGGTCGGGCTTCCGGGCCCGCTGGCGCCCCCGCGCCCGCTGGCTGGCCGCCTGCCAGGAAGCGGAGATCGGCCGCCTCTCCCCCCACCTCCTGGACCGCTTCCCGATCCGCCTCAACGCGGCCGGCCTACGGCGGACCAGTAGCGGCCCCGACCGGGTGCTCGACGCGCTCGACGGCCGTGAACCCGAGCCGGGCCTGGGCGAGTTGCCACCGTCCTGGCGCAACGCGCTCACGGCCCGGACACGTCCGGCGTGCACGCTCACCGAGGAGGCGGCGGCGCACGCGGTGGGCCTGTTCCGCGGGGACACGAGCGGTCGACGGGCGATCGGACTGGCCCGCTTGGCCCGGGTGCTGGCCGTGGTGAACGGCGCCGAGACCTGCGGCCCCGACCGCGTCGACGAGGCCGCCCGGCTGCTGGGCGTGGCCGCGCCCCTGACCTCCCCGACGGGCAACGGCCGCTCCACCAACGGCACTTCCCTCGCCACCGGCAACGACACCGACGGCAAGCCACCGCCGCCCGAGCAGCCGAAGCCGGACCCGGTCCCCGAGGACACCGGCCCGGCGGGTCAGGCGGGCGGCGCGATGGCGCTTCCGGCAGGAGCCGCCGAGGCCCTGGACACCTTCGCGGCCGACACGGGAGAGGGACCGGGCTCACCCTTCCCGGAGGACGACGCACGGTTCCTCCGGGAGTTCGCACCGCTGCGCATCCCCTGGCAACGGCGTCCGGAGCCAAGTTCCGCACGGGGCCCGGTCATAGGGGTCAGGTCCGCCACCACTCTCCGGGACCTGGCCGTCGTGGCTACCGTCGTCGAGGCGGCCAAACACCAGAACCTGCCCGGCCGCCGCACACTGCGCGCGAACGGGGACGGCCAACTGGTCGTCCTGCCAGGCGACTTCCGCAGCTACGCCCGCCTCCCGGTGGCCGAACGCATGCTGGTGCTCCTCCTGGACCACACCTGCCGCCGAGGCTGGGACTGGCAACCGGCGCTCGCCCCCTACCTCCAGTGGGCCTACACGGGACGGGCCTCGGTCTGCCTGGTGGAGGTGGGCGGCAAGGACGCGGCCCACGAGTTGCGGGCCGACCACTTCATCGCCCGCAGCGTCCTGGACCCGCGCGTCGGCGGCGCCCTGCACCGCCGCCCCGGCCGCAGCAGCCCCCTGGCCCACGGCCTCACCCTCACCGACCAGCTCCTGCGCCGAGCCTTCCAACAACGCTCCAACCTGGTCGAGGCCTGGCTGGTGGTCGTCTCCGACGGCCGAGGCAACGTCCCCCTCGACGCCAGCGCAGGCGGCCGCCTCCTGGCCCCGGTCCGCCGCACCGGCATCGACGACGCGATCACAGCGGCCGCCCGCATCGGCGCGATGGGCCGCATGCGCCTCCACTCCGTGGTGATCGACGCGGCCCGCCAGCCCCACCCCGACCTCCCGTTCCTCCTGGCCGACGCGCTGGGCGGCGTAACGGTGGCGGGCCGCACGACGCGGGGGGCGATACCCCGTGCCCACTAAACACGCTGTGCATCAACCCGCTAAAGGGGCGCGGGGAACGGCGCGACCAGCCACAACGCACCCGCACCCGACCGACAACACCACACCGGGGGTGACGAATGCCCGCTGAACCTCCCGGCCCCCGGCCCCTGGGCGGAGCCGTCCCCCTAGGCCCCGGCACCCCTGCCCGCAGGCCAGAGCCCGAAGCACTCACCGCCCCCCGCACCGCAGGCATACCCGAACACGTCGCCGACCCGTACGAACCCGTACCGCTAGCGGCAGCACCCGTAGACCCGAACGCCCAACTCCCCGTCGGATTCGCGAAGTTGGAAGTAACCAAGGCCTACGACGACCGAGGCCAAGAGGTGTTCTGGCTGACCGGCCACAGCGGCGACCTGGAACTCTCCCTCGACTCGGACGACACCCGCCTACGCCCGACCGACCTCGCCCTCAGCAACCTCCGCCCCGACGGCTTCCCGCCCACCGAGATCTTCCGCGCGGTAGCCGAATGGTCCGGCCGCCAAGAGGACGTGGTGCGCTGGATCAACGAACTCCGCGCCCGCTTCGGCTCCGAACTGCACCTCGTCATCTGGGACGACACCGACTACGACATCCCGTGGGAGATGCTCCGCCTCACCGGCGGCCATGACCACGGCGTCGCCGACGGCATCCTCGGCGCCCTGGTGACCGTCGTGCGCTGGACCACCATCCGCGAGGCCGGCCGCACGCCGTTCAACGAACCCGCGGTCTGCTCGGGCCACGTGCTGGGCTACTACGCGGAGGAGATGCGCCGCGACGCCACGGTGTTCGAGAACTTCGAGCACATCGGCCA from Streptomyces sp. NBC_01288 carries:
- a CDS encoding magnesium chelatase, translating into MSAPADARPVGPRQRLLQVLACSALGPGLDGVLLFDLEPEMVAPVTDAFAGLLQLREQRPVRRTTLGSVTGDDELWLRPTLRHDGNGVNFSLAPGPLVDNTPDSAMVVVVPDLVRLSLPGMRAAVQLLGADVAAVERSGFRARWRPRARWLAACQEAEIGRLSPHLLDRFPIRLNAAGLRRTSSGPDRVLDALDGREPEPGLGELPPSWRNALTARTRPACTLTEEAAAHAVGLFRGDTSGRRAIGLARLARVLAVVNGAETCGPDRVDEAARLLGVAAPLTSPTGNGRSTNGTSLATGNDTDGKPPPPEQPKPDPVPEDTGPAGQAGGAMALPAGAAEALDTFAADTGEGPGSPFPEDDARFLREFAPLRIPWQRRPEPSSARGPVIGVRSATTLRDLAVVATVVEAAKHQNLPGRRTLRANGDGQLVVLPGDFRSYARLPVAERMLVLLLDHTCRRGWDWQPALAPYLQWAYTGRASVCLVEVGGKDAAHELRADHFIARSVLDPRVGGALHRRPGRSSPLAHGLTLTDQLLRRAFQQRSNLVEAWLVVVSDGRGNVPLDASAGGRLLAPVRRTGIDDAITAAARIGAMGRMRLHSVVIDAARQPHPDLPFLLADALGGVTVAGRTTRGAIPRAH
- a CDS encoding CHAT domain-containing protein; this encodes MPAEPPGPRPLGGAVPLGPGTPARRPEPEALTAPRTAGIPEHVADPYEPVPLAAAPVDPNAQLPVGFAKLEVTKAYDDRGQEVFWLTGHSGDLELSLDSDDTRLRPTDLALSNLRPDGFPPTEIFRAVAEWSGRQEDVVRWINELRARFGSELHLVIWDDTDYDIPWEMLRLTGGHDHGVADGILGALVTVVRWTTIREAGRTPFNEPAVCSGHVLGYYAEEMRRDATVFENFEHIGHFGTTRTFLTELARPGLGAGLVYMGCHATHGPNLYKLKLGTVTWNELNGLDMSALDGRRTLVCLNACHSARFVNNRPLGENALRGFAELFLRKGAGGCIATSGKVGDDVAHTLIRDLVGRLCADPELPVARALRDFRAAAVARLPDPLPFVYGDDDTFNSEGQLEMLPILYSFMFLYFGHPLTTLRLSVRAQEART